A genomic segment from Neobacillus sp. YX16 encodes:
- the plsY gene encoding glycerol-3-phosphate 1-O-acyltransferase PlsY: protein MVQIILVLILAYLLGSIPSGLIIGKVFYKTDIREHGSGNLGGTNTFRTLGVKAGLAVTVADILKGTLAASLPVLFGLDNINPLLAGVFAVIGHTYPVFAGFRGGKAVATSGGVLLFCAPLMFLTIFVVFFASLYITKYVSLSSMLAGICAVIYAAIDGDIPLLIAVTLLASFVIYRHRANIRRIMNKTEPKIKWL from the coding sequence ATGGTTCAAATTATTTTAGTCTTGATACTAGCCTACCTGCTAGGATCCATTCCGTCAGGTTTAATCATTGGGAAAGTTTTTTATAAAACAGATATACGTGAACATGGAAGTGGAAATTTAGGGGGAACGAATACTTTTCGAACCTTAGGAGTTAAAGCTGGTCTAGCTGTTACTGTGGCTGATATCTTAAAAGGGACGTTAGCGGCATCCTTACCTGTATTGTTTGGACTTGATAATATCAATCCTTTACTCGCTGGTGTTTTTGCTGTTATTGGACATACCTATCCCGTCTTTGCTGGATTTAGAGGCGGCAAAGCAGTAGCTACTTCTGGAGGCGTATTATTGTTTTGTGCACCACTTATGTTTTTAACCATTTTCGTTGTCTTTTTCGCTAGTCTTTACATAACAAAATATGTATCACTATCATCCATGCTTGCTGGCATTTGTGCTGTGATTTATGCTGCAATCGATGGAGACATTCCCCTTCTAATTGCAGTGACACTGTTGGCCTCATTTGTAATTTATCGACACCGTGCTAATATTAGGCGAATCATGAATAAAACGGAACCTAAAATTAAATGGCTTTAA